One region of Amphiprion ocellaris isolate individual 3 ecotype Okinawa chromosome 9, ASM2253959v1, whole genome shotgun sequence genomic DNA includes:
- the LOC111569409 gene encoding Krueppel-like factor 10 — MDIEEHHSNISAIQGELQPAPMGAGDMEAVEVLMSMTKHWKTRPFRLRHFRPLTPSSDCSEDDSVSAGSVLLHDSLLCMTPPYSPPHCEATSPPSALKPHQPAEETPLYKQAAVSQQKFQCTSVIRHTAEGQRRSCNVHRFSKEHEPTWVKKEASEADTNSKDVLTSRNSDQSIATQKAFTETLPNVVESSLLDLEDYSTPQSVPGGDVRVSPVPVYCQIVPVSSPSPVVVPTPVTTSESQQQQQHLLPAPSPVTTVSPQQQHKPEYAPPQPQTASAQVFFVGGQVAKGPVMLLVPQPSVPTLYVQPALMTPAGTKLAAIAPAPGRVPSVQRQTPQQPKVSRVRNHVCPHGDCNKTYFKSSHLKAHMRTHTGEKPFKCKWEGCERQFARSDELSRHRRTHTGEKRFACHMCLSRFMRSDHLAKHARRHLAVRGTPCWTASILSVSSTKSL; from the exons ATGGACATTGAGGAGCACCACTCAAACATCTCAGCCATTCAGGGTGAGCTCCAGCCGGCTCCTATGGGTGCAGGTGACATGGAGGCTGTGGAGGTTCTGATGTCCATGACTAAGCACTGGAAGACAAGGCCCTTCAGGCTGAGACACTTCAGACCTCTCACTCCGTCCTCAGACTGCTCAGAGGACGACTCAGTCTCTGCTGGTTCTGTACTGTTGCATGACTCTCTTTTG TGCATGACACCACCGTACAGTCCACCCCACTGTGAGGCCACCTCTCCACCCTCAGCGTTGAAACCACACCAACCAGCAGAAGAGACTCCTCTGTACAAACAAGCTGCTGTTTCTCAGCAGAAGTTCCAGTGCACCAGCGTAATCCGACACACAGCAGAAGGCCAGCGTCGCTCCTGTAATGTTCATCGCTTCTCAAAGGAACATGAACCCACTTGGGTTAAAAAAGAAGCCTCTGAAGCAGATACAAACTCTAAAGATGTGTTGACTAGTAGAAACTCTGATCAGAGCATTGCAACACAGAAAGCTTTCACTGAGACTTTGCCAAATGTGGTTGAATCCAGTCTTTTAGACCTGGAGGATTATTCCACACCACAGTCTGTCCCTGGTGGTGATGTTCGGGTCTCTCCTGTGCCCGTCTACTGCCAGATTGTTCCTGTCTCTTCTCCTTCCCCTGTTGTTGTTCCAACTCCTGTCACAACCTCTgagagtcagcagcagcagcagcacctacTGCCGGCCCCATCACCGGTCACCACTGTGTCAccacaacagcagcacaaaccaGAATATGCACCACCACAACCCCAAACTGCTTCTGCACAGGTCTTCTTTGTAGGGGGTCAGGTGGCAAAAGGTCCTGTAATGCTGCTCGTCCCTCAGCCATCTGTTCCAACTCTCTACGTCCAGCCTGCACTGATGACCCCTGCTGGCACCAAATTAGCAGCCATCGCCCCCGCACCAGGTCGGGTCCCATCAGTGCAACGACAGACCCCACAGCAGCCGAAAGTGTCCCGTGTCCGCAATCATGTCTGTCCCCACGGAGACTGCAACAAAACCTACTTCAAGAGCTCCCATCTCAAGGCCCACATGAGGACACATACAG GTGAGAAACCCTTCAAGTGCAAGTGGGAGGGATGTGAGAGGCAGTTTGCTCGGTCAGATGAACTGTCGCGTCACCGACGAACCCACACTGGAGAGAAAAGGTTCGCCTGCCACATGTGCTTGAGCCGCTTCATGCGCAGTGACCACCTGGCCAAACACGCCCGACGACACCTGGCAGTGAGGGGGACGCCCTGCTGGACCGCTTCCATACTCAGTGTCAGTTCAACAAAGTCTCTGTGA